Proteins from a genomic interval of Spea bombifrons isolate aSpeBom1 chromosome 4, aSpeBom1.2.pri, whole genome shotgun sequence:
- the LOC128492171 gene encoding cholesterol 25-hydroxylase-like protein 1, member 2: protein MEVFSCLSHLLDKYFPSRPLLQPLWDHMRLRYSDTLRSPLFPVVLTVSSYMIFCIPYLIFNLIGRRWPFIHKYKIQQDRNPTGAMIIHCLGITLYNHLFYIFPAAVAQWYWRPPCPLPEESPTILDIMFGVLGSLLLFDFQYFIWHMIHHRNRWLYKTFHAIHHEYMAPFSLATQCLGGWELVTVGTWTTLNPIILRCHLLTTWIFMVFHVYVSVEDHCGYDFPWSTSRLIPFGIYGGPIKHDVHHQKPMSNYAPHFTHWDKIFGSHAEFSSVKGVLELPTPNKTCCASKQEDSLYDESVSPTERVAEERS from the coding sequence ATGGAAGTCTTCTCTTGCCTGTCCCATCTTTTGGATAAGTACTTTCCCAGTAGACCACTTCTACAGCCACTATGGGACCACATGAGGCTTCGTTACTCTGATACTCTCAGGTCCCCACTCTTTCCTGTCGTCCTTACCGTATCATCCTACATGATTTTCTGTATCCCGTATCTAATCTTCAACCTCATAGGGAGAAGATGGCCTTTTATCCACAAGTACAAGATCCAACAAGATAGGAACCCTACAGGAGCCATGATTATCCACTGCCTTGGAATCACACTGTACAACCATCTGTTCTATATCTTCCCTGCTGCTGTTGCCCAGTGGTACTGGAGACCTCCATGCCCCCTCCCAGAAGAATCTCCAACGATCTTGGATATAATGTTTGGAGTGTTGGGAAGCCTTCTTCTTTTTGATTTCCAATACTTTATCTGGCATATGATCCACCATAGGAATCGATGGCTTTATAAGACTTTTCATGCGATTCACCATGAATATATGGCCCCTTTTTCCCTTGCCACACAGTGTCTTGGTGGTTGGGAATTAGTGACAGTTGGGACCTGGACCACATTAAATCCCATCATCTTAAGGTGCCACCTTCTCACTACCTGGATCTTCATGGTATTCCACGTGTATGTCTCTGTAGAGGATCACTGTGGTTATGACTTCCCTTGGTCCACATCTCGCTTGATTCCATTTGGAATTTACGGTGGGCCAATAAAACATGATGTGCATCATCAAAAGCCCATGAGCAACTATGCCCCCCACTTTACTCACTGGGACAAAATTTTTGGCTCCCATGCCGAGTTCAGTTCTGTCAAGGGTGTCCTGGAGCTTCCCACCCCTAACAAAACTTGCTGTGCAAGCAAACAAGAGGACAGTCTGTATGATGAAAGTGTATCTCCTACAGAAAGGGTTGCTGAAGAAAGAAGCTAA
- the LOC128491399 gene encoding cholesterol 25-hydroxylase-like protein 1, member 1: MNSTRDSHECLFLQTFWDYIIHEFGGLVTCPFFPVLLAFSGYICFSFPFALLDVLGEQCHFFYKYKIQKKTRPTVKMMCLCIWRSVFNHVVYVLPMVMLSWVCMPPLALPSEAPSVYTLFGEVFGCLLLFDFQYFMWHVLHHKNKWLYKKVHAVHHKYVAPFSWASQNLGGYELMAIGFWSNNNPIALGCHPLTSWICNLLSIWMSVNDHIGYDFPWSLSHILPFRLYGGALAHDLHHQRPEKNFAPFFSHWDLIFGTSCYIENSG, from the coding sequence ATGAACTCAACTAGGGACAGTCACGAGTGTCTTTTCTTGCAGACGTTTTGGGATTATATTATCCATGAATTTGGTGGTCTAGTGACTTGTCCCTTTTTCCCAGTCTTGCTGGCTTTCTCCGGCTACATTTGCTTCAGTTTTCCATTTGCCTTGCTTGATGTTTTGGGAGAACAATGCCACTTcttctataaatataaaattcaaaagaagacaagaccaacggtAAAGatgatgtgtttgtgtatatggaGAAGTGTGTTCAACCACGTGGTCTACGTTCTTCCAATGGTGATGCTGAGTTGGGTCTGCATGCCGCCGTTAGCATTACCATCTGAAGCACCCTCTGTGTACACTCTTTTTGGGGAGGTTTTTGGTTGTCTACTGCTATTTGATTTTCAGTATTTCATGTGGCATGTATTACACCACAAAAACAAGTGGCTGTACAAGAAGGTGCATGCTGTCCACCACAAGTATGTTGCCCCATTCTCGTGGGCAAGTCAGAACCTCGGAGGCTATGAACTAATGGCGATTGGTTTCTGGAGCAACAACAACCCCATTGCATTAGGATGCCACCCATTGACATCATGGATTTGCAACTTGCTTAGCATCTGGATGTCTGTGAATGACCATATTGGTTATGATTTTCCCTGGTCTCTTAGCCACATCCTACCATTTCGGCtgtatggtggagcactggcccatgATTTGCATCACCAGAGACCTGAAAAAAACTTTGCTCCTTTTTTCAGCCATTGGGACCTAATTTTTGGAACATCATGTTACATTGAAAATAGTGGGTAG